One region of Planctomycetota bacterium genomic DNA includes:
- a CDS encoding prepilin peptidase yields the protein MPAFDLILAAFVFAFGACIGSFLNVVVYRLPVGKSLGGFSHCPSCDHRLGPLDNIPILGWPSLGGKCRYCKTPFSVRYPLVELITALLFLGYWLALTRFGLGPALCEVVVDPIRGNTTAFTTLGDVPLEAAWPILVMVLLLVAVLLAASLIDAEHFIIPLELPYFVGVVGLLVHVLADSADLPGNLLIDGVWANAAFGGTVGLLVSIALLKAGVFKVSFADDAPPIEVGGDDAPEPWPASKVRAEIRHEIVFLLPPILAATVGYFLPSFDLPTWAQAFAGVLLGALAGGGVVWVIRILGSYGFGKEAMGLGDVHLMVGVGACLGWWPTVVAFFLAPFFALPLTGAVWLFTGKRHLPFGPYLAAGTAAVILLWQPIGQYLMVLC from the coding sequence TTGCCCGCGTTCGACCTCATCCTCGCTGCTTTCGTCTTCGCCTTCGGGGCGTGCATTGGGTCGTTTTTGAATGTCGTCGTTTACCGGCTGCCGGTGGGGAAGTCGCTCGGTGGGTTTTCGCATTGTCCGAGTTGTGATCATCGGCTCGGGCCGCTCGATAACATCCCGATCCTCGGTTGGCCGTCGCTCGGTGGGAAGTGCCGGTATTGCAAGACGCCGTTCAGTGTGCGGTATCCGTTGGTCGAGCTCATCACGGCGCTGCTGTTTCTCGGGTACTGGCTGGCGTTGACGCGGTTCGGACTGGGGCCGGCGTTGTGCGAGGTGGTGGTTGATCCGATCCGTGGGAACACGACAGCTTTCACGACGCTCGGCGATGTGCCGCTCGAAGCCGCCTGGCCGATCCTCGTGATGGTGCTGTTGCTCGTCGCGGTGCTGCTCGCGGCGTCGTTGATTGACGCGGAGCACTTCATCATCCCGCTGGAGCTGCCGTACTTCGTCGGTGTCGTCGGGCTGCTGGTGCATGTGTTGGCCGACTCGGCGGACCTGCCGGGGAATCTGCTGATCGACGGCGTTTGGGCCAACGCCGCGTTCGGCGGGACGGTCGGGCTGCTGGTGTCGATCGCCTTGCTGAAAGCGGGTGTGTTCAAGGTGAGTTTCGCGGACGATGCTCCGCCGATCGAGGTGGGCGGTGACGACGCGCCCGAGCCGTGGCCGGCGTCGAAGGTGCGTGCGGAGATCCGCCACGAGATCGTGTTCCTGCTGCCGCCGATCCTCGCGGCGACGGTCGGCTACTTCCTGCCAAGCTTCGATCTGCCGACGTGGGCCCAAGCATTCGCCGGCGTCCTGCTCGGCGCCCTCGCCGGCGGCGGGGTCGTCTGGGTCATCCGCATCCTCGGCAGCTACGGCTTCGGCAAGGAGGCGATGGGCTTGGGCGACGTGCATCTGATGGTCGGCGTGGGGGCGTGTTTGGGCTGGTGGCCGACGGTTGTGGCGTTTTTCCTCGCGCCGTTCTTCGCGCTCCCGTTGACCGGGGCGGTCTGGCTTTTCACGGGCAAACGCCATCTGCCGTTCGGCCCGTACCTCGCGGCCGGCACGGCGGCGGTGATCCTGCTTTGGCAGCCGATCGGGCAATATCTGATGGTGCTCTGCTAG